The genomic segment GCGTTCGCCGGCTGGCCGGGCATCTTCCTGGTGAACGTGCCGCTCACGCTGGTCACCCTGGTGCTCGCGCTGAAGGTGTTGCCGCCGGACGAGCCGGTCACCGCGGCCCGCGCCGGGCTGGTCCGGCTGCTCGACCCGCTCGGCATCCTGCTGTTCAGCGGTACCCTGGTCGGTCTGCTCGGGTTCCTGCTCGCCCTGCCGCACCATCCACTGTGGATGCTGTTGCCGCTGGTCGCGGTGTGCGCGGTCGGGCTGGTCTGGTGGGAGCTGCGCACCCCGACCCCGTTCCTGGACGTGCGCGGCTTCGCCCGCAGCCCGGCGCTGACCGGGGTGCTCGGCCAGCAGGCGGCCATCCAGCTGGTGTTCTACGGCGTGTTCTACGGACTGCCGATGTGGTTGGAGGAGTCCCGGCACTACTCGACCGAGCAGGCCGGCCTGTTGATGCTGCCGATCGCCGCCCTCGGGGTACTCGTGACCCCGGTCGCCGCCCGCCTGGTCGGCCGGTTCGGGCCGCGGTTGCCGCTGCTGCTCGGCTCGGTCGGGCTGCTGGCCGGTTCGCTGCTGGTGTTCACCCTGCACGACGCGACCCCGGCGGTCGGCATCCTCGGTGTCGCCGCGGTGCTCGGGCTGCCGAACGGGCTGAACAACATGGGGTTGCAGGCCGCGCTCTACTCGGCCGCACCGCCGGACGGTACCGGGATGGCGGCCGGCCTGTTCCAGACCGCGCGGTACGTGGGGGCGATCCTGTCCACCGCGCTGATCGGGTTGGTGCTGGAGCCGCCGTCGGCGAGCGGGCTGCACCGCATCGCCACGGTGATGAGCGTGTTCGCAGCGTTGCTCGTCGTCGCCGCGATCACCACCCGCCGCCGCGCCCCGGCGGCCGGATAGCCGGCCGCCCGCACGCTGCGGCCGGCCGGCGGCGCGGGTGCGGTGGCATGCGACGATACGGCGGTGTCCTTCCGGGTCCACCTTCGTCCCAGCGTGGCCTACCTGGCCTTCCTGCTCATCGGCGTGGTCGCGATCGCCTTCGGGGTCCTGATCGACACCCCGCTCCGGTTCGTCGTCCTGGCGAGCGGCGCGGTCATGATCACGGTTCTGGGTTACCCGATCGTGCTGAGTACGATCTGCCGGGTGCCGGTGATCGCGATCGGCCCGGACGGTGTCCGGTTCCCCCTGATGGGGGTGCGGCTGCCGTGGACGGCGCTGAGGTCGGTGCGCCGCGGCATCCGGCTCGGTCAGCCGCAGTCTCCGGTGCTGCTGGTCTTCCCGGCCGATCCGGCCGGCACGGTTCGGGCGATGCGTCCGTGGCTGCGCCGGCAGGGCC from the Actinocatenispora thailandica genome contains:
- a CDS encoding MFS transporter gives rise to the protein MKAVPVPRRYVAVIALGTLLNPLNSSMIAVALVSLQHAFGVGFGTASWLVSGFYLAACVGQPLMGRVADRFGPRRVYCLGLAVVCVASALAPFAPGFGVVLGCRILQAVGTSAAFPAGLALIRRATGTGAPPAGALGTIAVANSASAGFGPVLGGFLVAFAGWPGIFLVNVPLTLVTLVLALKVLPPDEPVTAARAGLVRLLDPLGILLFSGTLVGLLGFLLALPHHPLWMLLPLVAVCAVGLVWWELRTPTPFLDVRGFARSPALTGVLGQQAAIQLVFYGVFYGLPMWLEESRHYSTEQAGLLMLPIAALGVLVTPVAARLVGRFGPRLPLLLGSVGLLAGSLLVFTLHDATPAVGILGVAAVLGLPNGLNNMGLQAALYSAAPPDGTGMAAGLFQTARYVGAILSTALIGLVLEPPSASGLHRIATVMSVFAALLVVAAITTRRRAPAAG